The nucleotide window ATATCCATGTTCACAATACCAAGTGAAGTCAACCCGGAAGCCATCATCGTCTGCACCACATTGGTCGCCTGATCAAAGTCATTACGTGACCCAGTGGAACGTCCACCGTAATACATTTCCTCCGCAGCTGCCCCTCCGAGTGCAATCATGATCTGCTCCTCCAGAAAGCGCTTCGTATAAAGGAACTGTTCCTGTTGAGGGTTATGACGAACGTATCCCAGTGCCTGCCCACGCGGACTGAGAGCCACCTGGCTTACACTTCCTGGACGAACGAGTTCAGCCATAATGGCATGTCCCAACTCATGGATGGCGACCCTTTTCTTCTCTTCTACACTGGATTCACGGTCTGTCTTCTCACCCATCATGACTTTATCAATAGCCAGGGACAAGTGCCGCTGTTCAATGTTTAACAACCCGTCCCGCATGGCGTATATTGCCGCTTCGTTCATAACACTCTCAAGCTGTGCACCGGAGAAACCATACGATTCTTCCGCAGTCTTCTCCAGATTCACTTCCTCCATCAGAGGTTTATTCACCGCATGCAGTTCCAGGATATGCTTTCTACCCTTCTTGTCCGGCAAATCCACTTGAATATGACGGTCAAAACGTCCCGGACGCGTCAGAGCGCTATCCAGCATTTCTTTGCGGTTCGTTGCAGCGATAACCAGAATTCTCGGTGTGTCAGAAGAATAGATTCCATCCATTTCCGTCAAGAGTTGATTCAGCGTCTGATCATACTCACGCTGTTGACCGCCTTCACGTTTCCCCCCGATAACATCGATCTCATCGATAAATATAATGGCGTTTTCCTTATTTTCCTTGGTCGCACGGGTTCTCGCGTCCTTGAACAAATCCCGAATTCTGCTGGCACCTACACCAACATACATTTCCACAAACTCACTACCCGATGCTGCTACGAAAACAGAATCCGTGTAATGGGCAGCAGCCTTGGCCATCAACGTTTTCCCTGTCCCTGGAGGGCCCGTCAGCAAGATGCCTTTTAACGGACGAATCCCGAACTTCCGAATTTCTTCGTGTTTGATGAGAAAGTCGAGTGCTTCACGCAATTCCTGCTTGGCACTGTCCTGACCTCCAATTTCTTCAAAAGTAAGTTTGGAAGGTCCTTTTTTCTTCCGTTTACGTTCCTGTGCTGCGCCTACGGTTATCCCGCCG belongs to Paenibacillus sp. FSL H8-0079 and includes:
- a CDS encoding AAA family ATPase → MPKWTKEVAIGFFPVLIIFLAFTGVNIVPILIAAVLVGALLFMMQMRGGITVGAAQERKRKKKGPSKLTFEEIGGQDSAKQELREALDFLIKHEEIRKFGIRPLKGILLTGPPGTGKTLMAKAAAHYTDSVFVAASGSEFVEMYVGVGASRIRDLFKDARTRATKENKENAIIFIDEIDVIGGKREGGQQREYDQTLNQLLTEMDGIYSSDTPRILVIAATNRKEMLDSALTRPGRFDRHIQVDLPDKKGRKHILELHAVNKPLMEEVNLEKTAEESYGFSGAQLESVMNEAAIYAMRDGLLNIEQRHLSLAIDKVMMGEKTDRESSVEEKKRVAIHELGHAIMAELVRPGSVSQVALSPRGQALGYVRHNPQQEQFLYTKRFLEEQIMIALGGAAAEEMYYGGRSTGSRNDFDQATNVVQTMMASGLTSLGIVNMDMVTTEELMRENKLILQELMEQTKRLLEEQRTIFDNSLDILIREEVLSGEQFRCQFRDSALLPA